A region of the Conger conger chromosome 6, fConCon1.1, whole genome shotgun sequence genome:
GTAGGAGCAGGGACACAGCCTGTCACAATGACTCAGCAGTTTTCGCGTGTGGGCAGGCGCTTATAAAAACGCGAGTCAGGCGCTCGATTTCAGAAGTACTGATTGTAGCCCCCTCCACGACGGACCGTTGCAAAACGTACCTTTCAAGAATTCCAGAAAAGTAAGTATAGCTGACATTATCTAACTGTAACTTTATGCAACAATAAGTGCAAAATCCAGTTCTAACTCTAAAGACGACGCACTAGTCGTTTCGCTTgacttttgttatttttttgcaaagttCGCTGTGAAATTGCTGCTGATCAGGCGGCAGCTTATAGCACAGATTCAAATTAAAGCGATTTCTGCACGTAACGTAATAGGAATTTTGAATTATATGTACAAATTCATGAATGGATTTGGTAAAACACATTTCTTGCACGTTTATTTTGACAATGGAAGACAGCCATTCGTCTGGCTTCGgataaatgtttatatattcGCTGACTATTGTGTATTTAAATCGAGGGATTTAGCCTGGTTCAGTCTAGTTTGGAGAACTGTATGCTGGCTCACTGCCGAATGAGGTTACATAACGCAGCCGTTTCTGTTCATTGGCGGTCTGAATCTGTAGCCGTTGCACGCGATGACTTCGCCCCAAAGTTGCAGTTCTGCTTTCAAGTTTGCAGTTCGGGTCTTTTGAATGTATGAAGAGTGCAATTCTTGAACTAAATGACCGGACTctttttgcattgcatttattatttttattttggctggCAGACCAACGGGGTATGCTGATGGGCAGTGAAATATAATCGTTTATAATCAGTACCATGGTCCTGAAGTCCCAGTGCTGGCCCGTTGTTCCTGAATGTTTGGTCCAGTTGTGCTGAAAAGCTATAATGCGTGGCAGCTGCAGGGAGCTGACTCTGGCTGAAATCTGTCCCTGAATGAACTTTTTGGTTAATGTTCTCCAGCTGTTGGTATGAGGCAGGAAACCTGTTGctttggccaaaaaaaaaaaaaaaagttttgaatcGTGTGCAGATATGGCTGTAATGAGTGAGCGGAGGGGGACTTGCAACTGTTGCTGCTTTAGCTCACAGCACCTAATTTATTGCTCTCTGTTGCAGTGCCtccctacaccatcacctactTTCCAGTCCAAGGTAGGTGACTGATGCTCTTTCTGCATTCACACACCCTGGCCCTGCTGCCACtatgtgtgactgtctgtggagacctgctgtgtgtgtgtgtgtgtgtgtgtgtgtgtgtgtgtgtgtgtgtgtgtgtgtgtgtgtgtgtgtgtgtgtgtgtgtgtgtgtgtgtgtgacatggaAGGATTGAGTTCTGACAGAACACATAACTTTGCTTCTTCCTAATTGGTTCCTCATAAGACAATCAGAATTTGAATCTAAGAAATTTGACTTAAGGATATTCTTGTGTTGGAGAGGGTTTGGCTAACAGGACTTGTTTTGGTGAACATTGTTTGGCTAATGGGGTTTGTGTTGTGAGGGACAGGGTTTGGCTAAcggtgtgtgggggttgtggtgttgtgtgggaCAGGGTTTGGCTAAcggtgtgtgggggttgtggTGTTATGTGGGACAGGGTTTGGCTAAcggtgtgtgggggttgtggTGTTATGTGGGACAGGGTTTGGCTACcggtgtgtgggggttgtggTGTTATGTGGGACAGGGTTTGGCTAAcggtgtgtgggggttgtggTGTGTTTCAGGCCGATGCAAGGCCATGCGGATCCTCCTCGCGGACATGGGCCAGCAGTGGAAGGAGAAAGTTGTGACTATGGATGACTGGACGCAGGGAGATCTGAAAGCATCATGTGTAAGTTCAGCATTGACGATCACTGGAAGATCACGTGACTCCTGTAAAGACTGTTGGGCTGTTGAATAGTGCTACTGAGGAGGTTATTGCCCACCGTCCTGTGAATTCAGACTATTGAGACCATCTTCTTTAAGCTTGCTCTTACTGTAACTTACCTTTCGATTTGCTCATTTGTTTAACTCACTTTATTACAACTTTTGTAAAACAACCACTTTGAATTTGTAGTAAGAATGCTAGCAGAGAATAAAAGTTTTATGATTATTGCACAATGAGATGTTTGTCAGGATATTTAATTATAGGCATTTTGAGATTGCGCTCCAAAGCTTTCACATGACAGGACCCTAAAAGTACTCAGGATGTACATTATCAAAGTCCTGTCAAATTTCCCTATAAAGTAGATTGTGAGATGCAATAAAAAGCTGTAGCCTACTTACGCTTGAAACTTGCAAGCCATTTTGTAGATTTAAAGGGGCTCCCCACATGTGTAATTTGCTATGGGAATATTTGTGGGctccaaaaaaatattgactaTGATTTTCATCGAGTTTACTTTGATGCGAGTGAAGTCCTGTTTTTCTTCACTTGTTATCTTCACTCCTTTGTCTGCTGGACTGGGGTAGAGGGCACAGCTCCAATCAGACCTGCAGAACAGGTGTGTAATCTGAGTCTCTTTCAGGCGTTTGGCCAGCTGCCAAAATTTGAGGACGGTGACCTGGCTTTGTATCAGTCCAACGCCATCCTCAGATATTTGGGCCGTCAACACGGTACGTTTACCCTGTCCAAGaggtagatgtgtgtgtgtgtgtgtgtgtgtgtgtgtgtgtgtgtgtgtgggtgtgtgtgtgtgtgtgtgttcgacaGTCCAGTCGGCTGTTCAGGTGTACACTCATGGTTGGACCTTAATCTCcattaaggccagtttatagtccagcaacAGAGTGTTGCTGCCATCAACAATGTGCAGTGGATGTGGCAGGTCACAATGGTATTTGGTTTATATTGTGTATAAACCACTGTGTATGCGGGGTGACAATGGAACGTTGTGTGGTGTCAGTCGAGCGATAAACTGGCCTTTATTctgatgtatgtgtgtcttttaTTCTGTCATTTCTATGGTGCAGGTGCTTATGGGTCTAATAACAAGGAGGCTGCTCTAATCGACATGTTGATGGACGGTGTGGAAGACCTCCGGCTCAAATATGTAAAACTGATCTACGAGGAATATGTAAGTCGAGCTGCGTGTGTGTCCTACTGGGAGAAGTCTCTGGCGTAACCAGGACTCAGCTGCTGGGGGTTGATTTACACTCGATCTACATGCATGTTAGTGGCTACACGATCTTGTGGTGCCTCTACAGAGAACCACACGTACAGTTCTATTAAAATTCAGAGATGCTCCCCTTTCCATGGTACTGCAATTCATTCTGAGTGAACTTTAGTCTGAGTTCCACTCAGCTGGCATACTCACCCTGAAAGCTGGTTCCTTTGGTGGTGCTTGGTCTATGGTTTCCAGTATAATTATGCATctgagaatctctgaacacacctttTTAATACCCTTTACTTTCCTCTGTCAGGATACTGGCAAGGAACAATACCTCAAAGAACTTCCAAGCCACCTCTCCAAGTTTGATGCTGTTCTGCAGGCCAATAAAACAGGGTTTTTGGTGGGGGACAAGGTAAGTTTACacgtgcgtgcgcacacacacacaaggtgagCCTGCCTCATGTTTTCACTAGAAACTGACCAGAGGGAGAGCGCTCAGATCTGGAGCACTACCCTGCTGAGAGGCTGCTCAAGCTAGGTgttgaaaccgctggtagccAGTAGAcaagttcaaaccagctccatgctcaacatggtttgaccagctcaagctacctTTTGAAAgcactggtagctggtatttcaagctagtcatagctggattttacagctgcGTGCTATTCTTTGCAATAGGAAATGGTCGTAGGCTTATGGGACGTACTGTCGCAATCCAACTGCAAGATGCCATCCTGAAGTGAGCACGGGTCATTCATAGGCTACCTAATCCCACAGTTCATGAAATTAAACCAATTGAATGGTGGTGTAATATGGCTCCTTGCCAATTTGGCAGATGCCAGCTACACCGGTGTGCTCCTTTGTCATTTGTGTTCTTCCCTTAAATGTTGGCGATATTCAGCAAACTCCTTATGGAGCCTGTGCCAGCTGCACACTCTGAGATGTAGATTCGGTGTATGCAGTAATGAAGCTAAACGGCTCTTGCATGCTTACAGTTAAATAAATGTAGTGTTTCACAAGTCCAAACAAGGTCAGAAAAGTCAAACCACGACACCATAGTGTTAGACTTGGTGTCTTCATAATCAGTAGGGAATTCATTAAAAGATTTTATGATTCTATGATTTATCTTGTAGTATTTCCAAAGACAAaccactacagacacacaaaagaaaactaATCCATTAACCTTTATGCGCATATGCACTCTGAGcgcttcattaggtatttattagacttattttttaaactgaagtattctgctgctgcagcctatccacttggaggctatgtgttcagaggtgctcttctgcataccactgttgtaatgtgtggttatttacgttactgtcaccttcctgtcagcttcgaccagtctggccattctcttcatacccctcattaacaaggtgtttctgcacacagaacagctgctcactggatgttttttctttttcgcacCAGTCTGAGTAAACCCTAgaaactgtgtgtgaaaatcccaggagatcagttgtttctgagatactcaaaccaccctgtctggcaccagcaatcattccatggtcaaagtcacatggGCATGGTCATGGGCATCACAATTGCTTTGAATAGATTCATTAATGGACAGTAATGAATGTAACCCTTTAAAAGTAGTGTTTGTTTGTAACTaactcctctccctccttcttcaTATGCCAGGTGTCCATTGCAGACTACAGTCTGTTTGATGTGATGCTGAGCCACAGTGTGCTGTCTGGCTGCTCCTGCAAAGGGGATAAATGCCCCGGCATGAAGGCTTTCATGGAGAAGATGTCCTCCCGTCCGAAAATCAAGGAGTACCTGGAGTCTGACGCCTACAAGAAAGTTCCCCTTAACGGAAACGGGAAACAGTGACAGCCCTGCAAGTGGTGTCACCACTAGCCCTCCAGATCAAATTACTGGATATAATTGAGTTTTCAAGAGTAGGTAGATGCTGAAGATGATTTAATCATTTGCTGGTAGTGGGTGGATGGGTTTGTTTTCTTGGTAACATAAAATCTCTGGATGCACTTGGGATGTAGGACATATTCCTAAAgctcattagctagctagctaactagctagcttgcttatGGCAGCTATGTTCACAATCATACAGTTTTGGTTATCATTTGCAATTGATCGGTTTGTAAAAAGGTGGGGGTTTTGACATGCCTTAAACAAAATTGGCTGGCATTCCTAACTGCTTGAAAGCCAATTGTTTATGCTACAGCCTACAACTAGCACGTAACCATTTCACAAGTTGGAGCCCTGTGAAAAGTTTTACTAGTAATCTTTTCAAATCTGAAGAGTAGTTGTTGatactttcatttgtttgtacacttgtggaaaataaaaaccttttgaACAGTTtgtcactttttttgtttttattacttcTACATGCCAAGACTGGATGTCTGCTGCTGGGAGTGGAAATATCTTGCCTCTCCTGTAGATTTGTTGGGTAGTGATGTTCACTTCTCTGAACTCGTGCATCCTGCATTCTCATTGGCTGTGTAAAAGAAGCTCCCGGTTGATAGGAATGAGCCCAAtgctcttattttttttattttttttatttttcccctttccttgctcctggcCTGGAAATCGATTTAGGTCTGCCATCTTTCAGGACATTCCtccccattaaatgttccttctgggAGCTAGTAAAACTTAGGAATTCTCAAACTTGACTTCAGCGCATCCTTCCTAATACTTTTCCAgaaagcctgatgtataaatcgacctgtggatccacctctccccatctgccacgtctgtatcTTACGTGGCTTCAAACTAATGTTTGAAGGGGCAGGGACATTCCATAAGCCTAATTTGCAGTCTCGATTTTCcctgtcttcatttatttttcttaccaCTTTTCCTAtcctctcccaatgggtggagctaggggtggataaaagagcaagaaaaccagatgagaaaaataagccAATTCTAAAACACAGCAAGATATGAGAGGATTCTTAAGCGAACTGATTGCCTGCCAATCGAACTGTGGAAGGGCGAACTTGGCGTGGGGGAAGCTAGGCCAGCTGCTGCACCCTGTCAAACCCTAAGGACACTACTGTGTCAAGTGACCCATCCACCTTCATTTATAAGGGCTTCAAGCAGGAGCCCACTACAGCCCAATAGCTTCAGAGAGCACTATACAGGAGTGCTACACTGTTCGGAAACATTAAA
Encoded here:
- the LOC133130588 gene encoding glutathione S-transferase P-like, with the translated sequence MPPYTITYFPVQGRCKAMRILLADMGQQWKEKVVTMDDWTQGDLKASCAFGQLPKFEDGDLALYQSNAILRYLGRQHGAYGSNNKEAALIDMLMDGVEDLRLKYVKLIYEEYDTGKEQYLKELPSHLSKFDAVLQANKTGFLVGDKVSIADYSLFDVMLSHSVLSGCSCKGDKCPGMKAFMEKMSSRPKIKEYLESDAYKKVPLNGNGKQ